The sequence GAGGGGATGAAGGGCCTCTACCGCGGCGTAGGGCCAGCCATGGTGCGCACAGGCTTTGGTAGCTCCGTCCAGCTTCCCACCTACTTCTTCGCCAAGAGGCGCCTGGTGAAGCACTTTGGTATGGAGGAAGGCATGCCTCTGCACATTGCGAGCAGTACGGCCAGTGGCTTCGTTGTCTGCTGTGTCATGCATCCTCCAGACACCATCATGTCGCGCATGTACAACCAGACGGGCAACTTGTACAGCTCCGCGCTTGACTGCCTGTACCGAACGATCAAGACAGAGGGCATCATGGCCATGTACAAGGGCTACTTTGCCCATTTGGCCAGGATCCTGCCGCACACGGTGAGCTCCGTCTCTCCGACGAGCCGCGAAGAACGCACGCTGACCTGTCTTAGATCCTTACCCTCACGCTCGCCGAACAAACAATCAAGATGATGCGCAAGCTCGAAGACCGGATCCTGTCTCCAGAGACCAAGGCGGAGATCTGAGCACGCATCAAGACTATACACTGTACAACATATCCATGTCCATTGGATTGCATGGCGCATTGGGACGGGGCGGCATAGGCACGAAAAGACTTTGGGTATACGTAGACTATTGGGAAGCGCGCATGGTACGCAGCGCCTGCATCTAGCGTGTCGATATTGGACAGACGGTGAGAGTCGATATTGGACAGACGATGAGAATCGATATCGGACAGACGGTGAGAGTCGCTATCGGACAGACGATGAGAATCGATATCGGACAGACGGTGAGAGTCGATATTGGACAGACGATGAGAATCGATATATCGGACAGACGATCAGAATCGGTCCACACGTGCCCTCGCGATCCACTTTCACGCGTCCTCGTCCCAGCCCTCAGGCAGCCACCCAATAGGCTTTGGCTTCCACAACCCGACCACTTTCTGCGGCCCTCTGCTCTTCTCCTTGACCTCGTTGGAGCCGGGAGCTAGCACGGGGTTGTGAGCCACCACGGGTACACCCTCTGTGGCTCggtccacctccacctccacctccacctccacctccataTCTCCATCCgcctctttctctctctcgcCGCCCACCTCATCACGCACCACCACCCCCTCGCCCGCCTCCTCACTCCGCGAAGCCTCCAGAATCGCACGCCACAACTCCCCCTCCCCTCCCATCACACCGACAATCTCCTCGGCAAGCCTCAGATCCCAGACCCGGAGCTCCGTCATGCAATCCCCAAGCACCTTCTCCCTGACCGCTCTTTCCCCCCTCCTGACACCCGCCCACTCGCTGCTGGTAAGGATATGCGCGGCCCACGCACAGAACCCCTCTTTGGCCGCCCCGCTCGTCTCGTCTCCGCCGCGCATACCCTCCAGCACGGCGTCCAGCAGCGCGTGGAAGCACGCGGGACTCTGTGCGCAGAAGGCGCTCAGCAGCGGGCCCCAGACGAGGAAGGCGCCGGACATTGTGGTGCCGAGTTGCTTGTCCTGGGGCAGCATCTGCGCGTCGCGCACGAGGAGGTGCAGCAGGGCGTTTTGCGCCGTCGACAACGCGCGCGTGCTGGCTGGTGGGCTGAAGCGGAGCGTGCATGTAGACAGAGCGTCGCGCGCTGCTGTGCACAGCTCGGGCCTGCGTTTTGATTTGATTTCCTGCTTGCGCGTCTTGACGTACGTGCGCAGGATGGTTTGGAGTTTGTCGCGCACGTGTCTGCTCGCTGCGCCgatgtcgtcgtcgtcgttgttaCCGCTTGTTGTCCCCAACGAGGGGAGGCTGAAGGCCGGTTCCAGCTGCGCCCAGTACCACTCCCATAGCCAGGCGAGAGCTTCTCGCGTGGCGCGCTTCAGCTCGGCTAGCGAGGGCATGTGTCTGTGGACTATGCAGTGCCGCACCTCGAGAAGCGAGACGGGCGGCTGCAGTGCTTTTCCTGATGGGAACCATGAAGGGCGGTCCCGCGTCAGATCAATCTGGGTGTCGAGGTATCCGGTGATGAATCTGCGTGCGAGTCAGAAGGTACTTGTCACAGACGCAGACGACACTTTGTGATGCATAGAGGGGATGAAAACGCGTGAAGTACCAAGAACACAGAACGCTGCTGAGAGAGGACTTGGGTGGTTTGGAAA is a genomic window of Ascochyta rabiei chromosome 8, complete sequence containing:
- a CDS encoding rRNA-processing protein las1, yielding MEAYTHFVVTPWRNSQELIQLRRDFYRLGDDNVDRRECAVNKVLAWRARRESLPLLLDSTADIVDVVVQEEKGGLKHNACRLLYATAISRFITGYLDTQIDLTRDRPSWFPSGKALQPPVSLLEVRHCIVHRHMPSLAELKRATREALAWLWEWYWAQLEPAFSLPSLGTTSGNNDDDDIGAASRHVRDKLQTILRTYVKTRKQEIKSKRRPELCTAARDALSTCTLRFSPPASTRALSTAQNALLHLLVRDAQMLPQDKQLGTTMSGAFLVWGPLLSAFCAQSPACFHALLDAVLEGMRGGDETSGAAKEGFCAWAAHILTSSEWAGVRRGERAVREKVLGDCMTELRVWDLRLAEEIVGVMGGEGELWRAILEASRSEEAGEGVVVRDEVGGEREKEADGDMEVEVEVEVEVDRATEGVPVVAHNPVLAPGSNEVKEKSRGPQKVVGLWKPKPIGWLPEGWDEDA